The proteins below are encoded in one region of Marinobacter sp. F4206:
- a CDS encoding NADPH-dependent 2,4-dienoyl-CoA reductase, giving the protein MSAAYPNLLKPLDLGFTELRNRVLMGSMHTGLEDRFWNIHKFARYFAERAEGGVGLMVTGGYSPNIAGQLAPLASTMNNRATALLHRHVTGAVHEAGSKICLQLLHAGRYGYQPLIVSASATKAPISPFKARALSSRGVERQINDFVSAAKLAKFAGYDGVEVMGSEGYFINQFLCERTNKRTDQWGGPYENRMRLPVEIVRRIRDAVGPEFIIIYRLSMLDLVEGGQTWDQIVTLGKAIEQAGATIINTGIGWHEARVPTIVTSVPRGGFADVTAKFYGEVDIPVCTTNRINTPEKGEEILAAGKADMVSMARPLLADSEFVRKAEQGRADEINTCIACNQACLDHAFQAKRASCLVNPRACHETELVLTVAPVARRVAVVGAGPAGLAAATTAAKRGHRVTLFEADDRIGGQFNYAKRIPGKEEFYETLRYFQRQIELLGIDLQLNTRVDSDTLAADGFDDVIVATGVKPRTPQIDGIDHPKVLGYLDVLRHSKPVGSTVAVIGAGGIGFDVSEFLTHDFSHQPEGEQVSVEAWQAEWGVNPDFDGPGGLAEPKPTPSPRKIYLMQRKTGKVGGGLGKTSGWVHRNSLKHRDVEMLRGCRYDRIDDAGLHITLTDKDGKVKETRVLEVDNVVICAGQESYRELYDQIEANGVRAHLIGGADVAEELDAKRAIRQGTEVAASI; this is encoded by the coding sequence ATGAGCGCCGCGTACCCAAACCTGCTTAAGCCCCTCGATCTCGGCTTTACCGAACTCCGGAACCGGGTGTTGATGGGATCCATGCACACCGGTCTGGAAGATCGGTTCTGGAACATCCACAAGTTCGCGCGATATTTCGCCGAGCGGGCCGAAGGTGGCGTTGGCCTGATGGTGACCGGCGGTTACTCGCCAAACATTGCCGGCCAGCTTGCTCCGCTGGCCTCAACCATGAACAACCGGGCGACCGCGCTCCTGCACCGTCACGTAACCGGCGCCGTGCATGAGGCGGGGAGCAAGATCTGCCTGCAGCTGCTGCACGCCGGGCGCTATGGCTATCAGCCCCTGATTGTCTCGGCCTCGGCGACCAAGGCGCCGATCAGTCCGTTCAAGGCCCGGGCGCTGTCCAGCAGGGGCGTGGAGCGCCAGATCAACGACTTTGTCAGCGCCGCCAAACTGGCGAAATTTGCCGGTTATGATGGCGTTGAGGTGATGGGGTCCGAAGGCTATTTCATCAACCAGTTCCTGTGCGAACGAACCAACAAGCGCACTGACCAGTGGGGCGGCCCGTACGAGAATCGCATGCGGCTGCCGGTGGAGATTGTTCGCCGAATTCGTGACGCGGTCGGGCCCGAGTTCATTATCATCTACAGGTTGTCCATGCTGGATCTGGTTGAGGGTGGCCAGACCTGGGATCAGATCGTGACTCTGGGCAAGGCCATCGAGCAGGCCGGAGCCACCATCATCAACACCGGCATCGGCTGGCACGAGGCTCGGGTGCCGACCATCGTGACCTCTGTGCCCAGAGGTGGTTTTGCCGATGTGACGGCCAAGTTCTATGGCGAAGTCGACATCCCGGTCTGTACCACCAACCGCATCAATACGCCGGAAAAGGGCGAAGAAATCCTGGCTGCGGGCAAAGCGGATATGGTTTCTATGGCGCGGCCGCTGTTGGCGGACAGCGAGTTCGTCCGCAAAGCCGAACAGGGGCGCGCGGACGAAATCAATACCTGTATCGCCTGCAACCAGGCCTGTCTTGATCACGCCTTCCAGGCCAAGCGGGCGTCCTGCCTGGTCAACCCAAGGGCCTGTCACGAGACCGAACTGGTGCTGACGGTGGCCCCCGTGGCCCGTCGCGTGGCAGTGGTCGGCGCGGGCCCGGCGGGCCTGGCGGCAGCCACGACGGCGGCAAAACGCGGACATCGGGTGACCCTGTTCGAAGCGGACGACCGGATAGGCGGCCAGTTCAACTACGCCAAGCGCATTCCCGGCAAGGAAGAGTTTTACGAGACCCTGCGCTATTTCCAGCGCCAGATTGAACTGCTCGGGATTGATCTGCAATTGAACACCCGGGTCGACAGCGACACACTCGCCGCCGACGGGTTTGACGATGTCATTGTTGCGACGGGAGTGAAGCCGCGAACGCCACAGATTGATGGAATCGACCATCCCAAGGTTCTGGGGTATCTGGACGTGTTGAGGCATAGCAAGCCGGTCGGTTCGACAGTGGCGGTTATTGGCGCCGGCGGAATCGGTTTCGATGTGAGTGAATTCCTGACCCACGATTTCAGCCATCAACCCGAGGGCGAACAGGTCAGCGTTGAGGCGTGGCAGGCCGAGTGGGGCGTGAATCCGGACTTTGATGGCCCCGGCGGACTGGCGGAGCCAAAACCGACGCCGTCACCGCGCAAGATTTACCTGATGCAGCGCAAGACCGGCAAGGTCGGTGGGGGGCTGGGCAAAACCTCTGGCTGGGTGCATCGCAACAGTCTTAAGCACCGGGATGTGGAAATGCTCCGCGGCTGCCGGTACGACCGGATCGACGATGCCGGCTTGCACATCACGCTCACCGACAAGGACGGCAAGGTGAAGGAAACGCGGGTACTTGAGGTGGACAACGTGGTGATCTGTGCGGGGCAGGAGTCCTATCGGGAACTCTATGACCAGATCGAGGCAAACGGTGTGCGGGCGCATCTGATTGGTGGAGCCGATGTCGCCGAGGAGCTGGATGCGAAGCGGGCGATTCGCCAGGGAACCGAAGTTGCCGCGAGTATCTAG
- a CDS encoding monovalent cation/H+ antiporter subunit A, with translation MSLPLVVLLPFLGAIAAPLFAQGGRTAIAIASSVPALIALAALYPHWQTIADGGVILFSAEWLPALGLSLSFRLDGLSLLFALLILIIGLLIILYARYYLKAKENVGKFYALLLCFKGSMLGIVLSSNLLLMMIFWELTSLTSFLLISFWTHKQDARRGARMALAVTGGGGLALLAGILMIGNIVGSFELDDVLAAGDQIKAHAMYPVALTLVLLGAFTKSAQFPFHFWLPHAMQAPTPVSAYLHSATMVKAGIFLMARLYPALAGTEQWFYMVSFTGMATLLLGAYIAMFKHDLKGLLAYSTVSHLGLITLLFGMGTKLAAVAAVFHVINHAIFKASLFMAAGIIDHETGTRDMRRINGLWRYMPHTATLAMVAASSMAGVPLLNGFLSKEMFFAESLELNLPGLWAWLPPLVATLAGIFAVAYSARFIHDVFFNGKPVDLPIYPPHEPPRYMKIPVEILVFACIMVGIFPAISVGPLLYAAAFATLGGDVPEYHLTIAHGFNLPLLMSFLAFFGGLLMYSQRQRFFDFHARFKEVDEKAVFEAVVLRVENLANRLTAKLENGSLQRYGMLLVLSVIAVAAAPLANLGVFIGEAGLSPVDGATAVGAGILILCAALTAALHRARFYALVLLSVVGLLVALAFARFSAPDLAMTQLSIEVVTIVLLMLALYYMPSWTPLETSAPRRTRDIIIALVAGVGMTLVTLAMLTQPFSSISEFFLENSKPGGGGTNVVNVILVDFRGFDTLGEITVLAIAALGIYAMLKNTALTPPPGDGQGHNWTRDAHPLMLKLIARPMLPLALMVSVFIFLRGHNLPGGGFIAGLITSIALILQYVASGMIWTQDRVPFKYHSVIGVGLLFAVIAGAGSFAFNYPFLTSTFGYITWPIVGKFEVASALIFDLGVYLTVIGATLLALVSIGRLSPHSAIQSPKEGA, from the coding sequence ATGTCGCTACCGCTGGTTGTTTTACTGCCGTTTCTGGGTGCCATCGCCGCGCCCCTGTTCGCCCAGGGCGGACGCACGGCGATCGCTATAGCATCTTCCGTTCCGGCCCTGATTGCCCTGGCCGCGCTTTACCCTCACTGGCAGACCATTGCCGACGGCGGCGTCATTCTTTTCAGCGCCGAGTGGTTACCGGCGTTGGGACTCTCTCTGAGCTTTCGACTCGACGGTTTGTCTCTGCTGTTCGCGCTGCTGATTCTGATCATCGGGCTGCTGATCATTCTCTATGCCCGCTACTACCTGAAAGCCAAGGAAAACGTCGGCAAGTTCTACGCCCTGCTGTTGTGCTTCAAGGGATCGATGCTCGGCATCGTGCTCTCCAGCAACCTGCTGTTAATGATGATCTTCTGGGAGCTGACCAGCCTCACCTCCTTCCTGCTGATCAGTTTCTGGACCCACAAGCAGGATGCCCGACGCGGCGCCCGCATGGCGCTGGCGGTTACCGGCGGGGGCGGTCTGGCCCTGCTCGCCGGCATTCTGATGATCGGCAACATTGTCGGTAGCTTTGAGCTGGACGACGTGCTGGCGGCCGGTGACCAGATCAAGGCCCACGCCATGTATCCGGTTGCGCTGACGCTGGTTCTGTTGGGCGCCTTTACCAAATCCGCCCAGTTCCCTTTCCACTTCTGGCTGCCCCATGCCATGCAGGCGCCCACCCCGGTGTCCGCCTACCTTCACTCCGCGACAATGGTCAAAGCCGGTATCTTCCTGATGGCCCGCCTCTACCCGGCCCTGGCGGGAACCGAGCAGTGGTTCTACATGGTGAGCTTTACCGGCATGGCCACGCTGCTTCTGGGCGCCTACATAGCGATGTTCAAGCATGACTTGAAAGGCCTGCTGGCGTATTCAACCGTCAGTCACCTGGGCCTGATTACGCTCCTCTTCGGGATGGGCACAAAGCTGGCCGCTGTCGCGGCGGTTTTCCATGTGATTAACCACGCCATCTTCAAGGCATCCCTGTTCATGGCTGCGGGCATCATCGATCACGAAACCGGGACCCGGGACATGCGCCGGATCAACGGTCTGTGGCGTTATATGCCCCACACCGCGACGTTGGCGATGGTCGCCGCCTCCTCCATGGCCGGCGTACCGCTGCTGAACGGCTTCCTGAGCAAGGAAATGTTTTTTGCAGAATCCCTGGAACTGAATCTGCCGGGACTCTGGGCCTGGTTGCCGCCTCTGGTGGCCACGCTGGCCGGGATTTTTGCGGTGGCCTATTCGGCTCGCTTCATCCACGACGTGTTCTTTAACGGCAAACCGGTAGACCTGCCGATCTACCCGCCCCACGAACCGCCCCGGTACATGAAAATCCCGGTCGAGATTCTGGTGTTCGCTTGCATCATGGTGGGCATATTTCCGGCCATCTCGGTCGGCCCGCTATTGTACGCGGCAGCCTTTGCGACTCTTGGCGGCGATGTCCCGGAATACCACCTGACCATCGCACACGGTTTCAATCTGCCATTGCTCATGAGCTTTCTCGCATTCTTCGGCGGCCTGCTCATGTACAGCCAACGTCAACGCTTTTTCGATTTCCATGCCCGTTTCAAGGAAGTCGATGAAAAGGCCGTGTTCGAAGCCGTGGTATTGCGGGTCGAGAACCTTGCTAACCGCCTGACAGCCAAGCTTGAGAATGGCTCGCTTCAGCGCTATGGCATGCTGCTGGTGCTCAGTGTGATCGCCGTGGCCGCCGCGCCTCTTGCCAACTTGGGGGTATTCATCGGTGAGGCCGGCCTCAGCCCGGTCGACGGCGCCACGGCAGTTGGCGCGGGTATCCTGATCCTTTGTGCCGCGCTGACGGCAGCCCTCCATCGGGCCAGATTTTACGCGCTGGTCCTGCTCAGCGTCGTTGGCCTGCTGGTGGCACTGGCGTTTGCCCGGTTCTCGGCGCCCGATCTGGCCATGACCCAATTGTCCATCGAGGTCGTCACCATTGTGCTGCTGATGCTGGCCCTCTACTACATGCCGTCCTGGACACCGCTGGAGACGTCAGCGCCGCGCCGGACCCGGGACATCATCATCGCCCTGGTTGCCGGTGTCGGCATGACCCTGGTAACCCTGGCCATGCTGACCCAGCCGTTCAGTTCCATCTCCGAGTTCTTCCTGGAGAACAGCAAGCCCGGGGGAGGCGGCACCAATGTGGTCAATGTCATTCTGGTCGATTTCCGGGGCTTCGATACGCTGGGCGAGATTACCGTGCTGGCCATTGCCGCCCTGGGTATCTACGCGATGCTGAAAAATACTGCCCTGACACCGCCCCCGGGCGATGGCCAGGGCCATAACTGGACACGGGATGCACACCCGCTGATGTTGAAACTGATCGCACGGCCCATGCTGCCACTGGCACTCATGGTCTCCGTATTCATTTTCCTGCGTGGCCACAACCTTCCCGGCGGTGGCTTCATCGCCGGCCTGATCACCTCGATCGCCCTTATTCTCCAGTACGTGGCCAGTGGCATGATCTGGACTCAGGACCGGGTACCCTTCAAGTACCACAGCGTCATCGGCGTAGGCCTGTTGTTCGCGGTTATTGCCGGTGCCGGCAGCTTCGCGTTCAACTACCCGTTCCTCACCTCCACGTTCGGCTACATTACCTGGCCGATAGTGGGTAAATTTGAGGTGGCGTCGGCCCTCATCTTCGACCTCGGCGTCTACCTCACGGTCATCGGCGCGACTCTGCTGGCCCTGGTCAGTATTGGGCGGCTGTCACCTCACTCGGCCATCCAGAGTCCTAAGGAGGGCGCGTAA
- a CDS encoding Na+/H+ antiporter subunit C — protein MELVFALVIGALTASGVYLLLRARTFPVVVGLTLISYGVNLFLFSSGRLATGAQPIIGTTDAYTDPLPQALVLTAIVIGFAMTAFVVVLSLRSLADHEDDHVDGHQDVKPTKPEQNEEGTGQ, from the coding sequence ATGGAGCTTGTCTTTGCACTGGTCATCGGCGCCCTGACCGCCTCGGGCGTGTACCTGCTGTTGCGGGCTCGCACCTTCCCGGTGGTGGTCGGGCTGACGCTGATTTCCTATGGCGTCAACCTGTTCCTGTTTTCCAGCGGCCGGCTCGCAACCGGGGCCCAACCCATTATCGGCACCACCGACGCCTATACGGACCCCCTGCCCCAGGCGCTTGTGCTGACGGCGATTGTTATCGGCTTTGCCATGACCGCCTTCGTCGTGGTGCTGTCATTGCGTAGCCTGGCCGACCACGAGGACGATCACGTGGACGGCCATCAGGACGTCAAGCCAACCAAACCGGAGCAGAACGAGGAGGGTACCGGCCAATGA
- a CDS encoding monovalent cation/H+ antiporter subunit D — protein sequence MNQWLTAPILIPLLGGILQVFMGYAPISLRRTLAIATTVLLLVSTIVLVVMASDDSYRLYAFGNWQPPFGIVLVLDRLAALMLVLTAILALFCHIFAIGGADEGNRQFHGLFLFQLMGLNIAFLTGDLFNLFVAFEVLLIASYGLLMHGGGRARTVPGLHYVVLNLAGSAVFLISVGMIYSVTGTLNMADLALEIPKVSGENLNIVKAGGMMLLVVFALKAALIPLCFWLPKAYAKATAPVAALFAVMTKVGIYAILRVYLLIFGDDAGALANLGMDWLFPLALITLAMGVIGALGADNLKTLVAWQVIISVGTLMAPIALGSVAGISAALFYLLSTTWTVGGLFLVAELVAHQRGSAKDRIVTAPRMRNRTFLSVLFLLGAVAAAGLPPLSGFFAKLLILQSVVSGPEMAWLWSVILVGSFFTVIAYSRAGSIVFWRTVEGHIEEPKALGGNVSVAAGALVALSVVIVALADPISAYTDATAVQLHNPEGYLEILKTTMVGEDS from the coding sequence ATGAACCAGTGGCTTACCGCACCCATCCTGATTCCACTGCTCGGCGGCATTCTTCAGGTGTTCATGGGCTATGCGCCCATCAGCCTGAGACGCACGCTGGCCATTGCCACCACCGTGCTGCTTCTGGTCTCGACCATTGTCCTGGTCGTTATGGCCAGCGACGACAGCTACCGCCTCTACGCGTTTGGCAACTGGCAGCCTCCATTCGGCATTGTCCTGGTATTGGATCGCCTGGCAGCCCTGATGCTGGTTCTGACGGCGATTCTGGCGCTGTTCTGCCACATCTTCGCCATCGGCGGTGCCGATGAGGGCAACCGTCAGTTCCACGGGCTGTTCCTGTTCCAGCTCATGGGGCTGAACATCGCCTTTCTTACCGGTGACCTGTTCAACCTGTTCGTGGCGTTCGAGGTTCTGCTGATTGCCTCCTACGGTCTGCTAATGCATGGCGGCGGCCGGGCCCGCACGGTTCCTGGCCTGCATTACGTGGTGCTTAACCTGGCCGGGTCCGCCGTGTTCCTGATCAGCGTCGGCATGATCTACAGTGTCACTGGCACCCTGAACATGGCGGATCTCGCCCTTGAGATACCAAAGGTCAGTGGCGAAAACCTGAACATTGTGAAAGCCGGCGGCATGATGCTGCTGGTGGTCTTTGCCCTGAAAGCCGCCCTGATCCCCCTGTGTTTCTGGCTGCCCAAGGCCTATGCCAAGGCCACCGCGCCGGTGGCGGCATTATTCGCGGTCATGACCAAGGTGGGTATTTACGCGATTCTGAGGGTCTACCTGCTTATTTTCGGCGACGATGCCGGCGCACTCGCCAATCTGGGCATGGACTGGCTGTTCCCGCTGGCGCTGATCACCCTTGCCATGGGGGTTATCGGGGCCCTTGGGGCGGACAACCTGAAAACCCTGGTTGCCTGGCAGGTCATCATTTCCGTTGGCACCCTGATGGCCCCCATTGCCCTGGGCTCGGTGGCGGGCATCTCCGCGGCCCTGTTCTATCTGCTCAGTACCACCTGGACCGTCGGCGGCCTGTTCCTGGTCGCCGAACTGGTGGCCCATCAGCGGGGAAGTGCCAAGGACAGGATTGTAACGGCCCCGCGCATGCGCAACCGCACCTTCCTGAGCGTGCTGTTTCTGCTCGGCGCAGTGGCCGCCGCCGGCCTGCCGCCGTTGAGCGGGTTCTTCGCCAAGCTGCTGATCCTGCAATCGGTTGTGTCCGGCCCCGAGATGGCCTGGTTGTGGTCGGTAATCCTGGTCGGCAGCTTCTTTACCGTCATTGCCTATAGCCGGGCTGGCAGCATCGTGTTCTGGCGGACCGTGGAAGGGCACATTGAGGAACCGAAGGCACTTGGGGGCAACGTCTCCGTCGCCGCCGGTGCACTTGTGGCCCTGAGCGTGGTTATCGTCGCTCTCGCCGATCCAATCAGCGCCTACACCGATGCCACGGCGGTCCAGCTTCACAATCCCGAAGGCTATCTCGAGATACTCAAGACAACCATGGTCGGGGAGGACAGCTAA
- a CDS encoding Na+/H+ antiporter subunit E gives MFDRLSFPQPWLSLILFVTWQLLNDGVTGASLVMGVILAWVIPQITHGFWPERPAFIKSWRMPAYLLHVIRDIVVASFEVAKLILSSRQPRPVFVCYPLELEHPLAISILASTISLTPGTVSVDISDDNRLLLVHALDAENDEEVIDAIRTRYEKPLLEMFE, from the coding sequence ATGTTTGATCGCCTCAGTTTTCCCCAGCCCTGGCTCAGCCTGATTCTGTTCGTCACCTGGCAGTTGCTGAACGACGGCGTTACCGGTGCCAGCTTGGTTATGGGCGTAATCCTGGCCTGGGTGATTCCCCAGATCACCCACGGGTTTTGGCCCGAACGGCCGGCCTTCATCAAATCCTGGCGCATGCCCGCGTACCTGTTGCACGTCATCCGGGATATTGTTGTCGCCAGCTTCGAGGTGGCAAAGCTCATTCTCAGCTCGCGCCAGCCACGCCCGGTGTTCGTATGTTACCCGCTGGAGCTGGAACACCCGCTGGCCATCAGCATCCTTGCAAGCACCATCTCACTGACTCCCGGCACCGTCAGTGTCGATATCAGTGACGACAACAGGCTTCTGCTTGTGCACGCTCTGGACGCGGAGAACGATGAAGAGGTTATTGACGCTATCCGCACCCGCTACGAAAAACCGTTGCTGGAGATGTTCGAATGA
- a CDS encoding K+/H+ antiporter subunit F: MITITLYITIGMVTLAALLNVYRLFKGPDAPDRVLALDTLYINAIALIILLGITLGTRMYLEAALLIAVMGFVGTVAMAKYLKRGSVID, from the coding sequence ATGATCACCATCACGCTCTACATTACTATTGGCATGGTGACCCTCGCGGCCCTACTGAATGTGTATCGTCTGTTCAAGGGCCCGGATGCGCCCGACCGCGTATTGGCGCTGGACACCCTCTATATCAACGCCATCGCCCTGATCATCCTACTGGGCATAACGCTCGGAACGCGTATGTACCTTGAGGCCGCCCTGCTGATTGCTGTTATGGGGTTTGTCGGCACCGTAGCCATGGCCAAATACCTGAAGCGGGGCAGCGTCATTGACTAA
- a CDS encoding Na+/H+ antiporter subunit G has protein sequence MSQFAEYAICLLLLTGGAFTLIGAIGLARLPDFFTRLHGPTKATTVGVGAIVISSVIYFSSQGGGIGTAEILITVFLFMTAPVSANILGKAAMHIGVPTAENTRGKPWEQ, from the coding sequence ATGAGCCAGTTTGCTGAGTACGCCATCTGCCTGCTATTGCTGACCGGTGGCGCGTTTACCCTGATAGGTGCTATCGGCCTCGCCCGACTGCCCGACTTCTTTACCCGACTCCACGGCCCCACCAAGGCGACCACCGTGGGCGTCGGCGCCATAGTCATCAGCTCCGTGATCTATTTCAGCAGTCAGGGAGGGGGCATTGGCACCGCGGAGATCCTGATCACGGTCTTCCTTTTCATGACCGCTCCGGTAAGCGCCAACATCCTGGGCAAGGCGGCCATGCACATCGGCGTGCCGACGGCGGAAAACACCCGGGGCAAGCCCTGGGAACAGTGA
- a CDS encoding pyrimidine/purine nucleoside phosphorylase: MLKVNEYFDGKAKSIAFQTSTLPATVGVISPGEYEFGTSKKETMTVISGALTVLLPGVEEWMTYGAGESFDIAGQASFKAKTDIDTAYLCTYE; encoded by the coding sequence ATGCTGAAAGTTAACGAATACTTCGATGGCAAAGCCAAGTCCATCGCCTTCCAGACCTCAACACTGCCGGCGACTGTAGGCGTCATCAGCCCGGGTGAATACGAGTTTGGAACGAGCAAGAAAGAAACCATGACGGTGATCAGTGGTGCCCTCACCGTACTGCTACCCGGTGTGGAGGAGTGGATGACCTACGGTGCCGGCGAAAGTTTCGATATTGCAGGCCAGGCCAGTTTCAAGGCAAAAACCGATATCGATACCGCTTACCTCTGCACCTACGAATAA
- a CDS encoding fatty acid--CoA ligase: protein MAQTRILPPADNAYQYPLLIKQLLLSGPRYNPEQEIVYANRSKYTYTDLVERIHRLANALTDAGVKAGDTVAVMDWDTPRYLECFFAIPMIGAVLHTVNVRLSPEQIVYTMNHAEDDVVLVHDDFLPILESVKDEIKTVKTYIQLTDEASAQSTQLDTAGEYEALLAKAATEFDFPDFDENSVATTFYTTGTTGNPKGVFFSHRQLVLHTLSMTGSLSAYDEMPLLRSSSVYMPVTPMFHVHAWGVPYAATLMGIKQVYPGRYEPELLVDLLKEHKVSFSHCVPTIMQMMMGTESIKTADLSNWHVLIGGSALTKGLCDAGAKLGIRMYTGYGMSETCPLLSATHLDPEDLDLPLEQQTAKRVKTGIAVPMVELEIVDPDGKPVPHDGDAKGEVVARAPWLTQSYFKEKQKGEELWEGGWLHTGDVASMDPDNTLVIKDRIKDVIKTGGEWLSSLDLENLISQHPSVAGAAVVGVPDEKWGERPHALVTLKPGEEVSLEDIQNHLKQFVDAGEINKWAIPSQIDFVEDIPKTSVGKINKKLIRDQLQ from the coding sequence ATGGCACAAACCCGGATTCTCCCCCCTGCGGACAACGCCTATCAGTATCCGTTACTGATCAAGCAGCTTCTGCTCTCCGGCCCTCGTTATAACCCGGAGCAGGAGATCGTGTACGCCAATCGCAGCAAGTACACCTACACCGACCTGGTAGAGCGCATCCATCGCCTCGCCAACGCCTTGACTGATGCGGGTGTGAAGGCCGGCGATACAGTCGCGGTAATGGACTGGGATACCCCTCGCTACCTGGAGTGTTTCTTCGCCATCCCGATGATCGGCGCGGTGTTGCATACCGTGAACGTGCGCCTGTCGCCTGAGCAGATTGTCTACACCATGAACCATGCCGAGGACGACGTGGTTCTCGTGCACGACGACTTCCTGCCGATCCTGGAATCGGTCAAAGACGAGATCAAGACCGTCAAGACTTACATCCAGCTGACTGACGAGGCCTCTGCCCAGTCCACGCAGCTGGATACCGCGGGGGAATACGAAGCCCTGCTGGCCAAAGCCGCCACCGAGTTCGATTTCCCGGATTTCGACGAAAACAGCGTCGCAACCACCTTCTACACCACCGGTACCACCGGCAACCCGAAAGGCGTTTTCTTCAGCCATCGGCAGCTGGTGCTGCACACACTGTCCATGACCGGTTCTCTCTCCGCCTACGACGAGATGCCATTGCTCCGCTCATCCTCGGTGTACATGCCGGTCACCCCCATGTTCCACGTGCATGCCTGGGGCGTTCCCTACGCCGCCACGCTGATGGGCATCAAGCAGGTCTACCCCGGTCGCTACGAACCGGAGCTTCTGGTCGACCTGCTCAAGGAGCACAAGGTTTCCTTCTCCCACTGTGTGCCAACGATCATGCAGATGATGATGGGCACCGAGTCCATCAAGACCGCCGATCTGAGTAACTGGCACGTGCTGATCGGCGGTAGCGCCCTGACCAAGGGCCTGTGTGACGCCGGCGCCAAGCTCGGCATCCGCATGTACACCGGTTATGGCATGTCCGAGACCTGTCCGCTGCTGAGCGCCACCCACCTGGACCCTGAAGATCTGGATTTGCCGCTGGAACAGCAGACCGCCAAACGGGTCAAGACTGGCATCGCAGTGCCCATGGTGGAACTTGAAATTGTCGATCCCGATGGCAAGCCGGTTCCCCATGACGGTGACGCCAAGGGCGAAGTGGTCGCACGTGCCCCCTGGCTGACCCAGAGCTACTTCAAGGAAAAGCAGAAAGGCGAAGAGCTCTGGGAAGGTGGCTGGCTCCACACCGGCGACGTTGCCTCGATGGATCCGGACAACACGCTGGTGATCAAGGACCGCATCAAGGACGTCATCAAGACTGGCGGTGAATGGCTGTCATCGCTTGACCTTGAGAACCTGATCAGCCAGCACCCGTCCGTGGCCGGTGCAGCCGTCGTCGGGGTGCCCGACGAAAAGTGGGGAGAACGCCCCCATGCGCTGGTCACGCTCAAGCCGGGCGAAGAAGTTTCCCTGGAGGATATCCAGAACCACCTGAAGCAGTTTGTCGATGCCGGCGAGATCAACAAGTGGGCGATACCCAGCCAGATTGATTTTGTCGAGGACATTCCGAAAACCAGTGTCGGCAAGATCAACAAGAAACTGATTCGGGACCAGCTGCAGTAA